One Sulfurihydrogenibium subterraneum DSM 15120 DNA segment encodes these proteins:
- a CDS encoding ATP synthase F0 subunit B: MHVGINLDQTLFIQLGLFLVFMFVMKKIYFDPYLQAFEERESAVKKLLEEAEANNKQAQDILKEVDTILSKVKEESKKILEESSRETNQIVADIIRKAQEEAEKEIEEAKKDIDRVVEIEIKALDTTIEKIAEKIVDKLTLKEKAA, from the coding sequence ATGCACGTAGGGATAAATCTTGACCAAACCTTATTTATTCAACTTGGACTGTTTTTAGTATTTATGTTCGTAATGAAAAAAATCTACTTTGACCCTTATTTACAAGCATTTGAAGAAAGAGAATCAGCAGTTAAAAAGCTGTTAGAAGAAGCTGAGGCCAATAACAAACAAGCTCAAGATATACTAAAAGAAGTTGATACAATTTTGTCAAAAGTAAAAGAAGAGAGTAAAAAGATATTAGAAGAGTCTTCAAGAGAAACAAATCAGATAGTTGCTGATATTATAAGAAAAGCTCAAGAAGAAGCTGAGAAAGAGATAGAAGAAGCTAAGAAAGACATAGATAGAGTAGTTGAGATAGAAATAAAAGCTTTAGATACAACAATAGAAAAAATAGCTGAAAAAATAGTTGATAAACTAACTCTCAAGGAGAAGGCAGCATGA